The segment GCCCCCTTCTAGAGAGCAGactaaaaaaagacaaaaattccTATGGAATCCCCTATGGCATACTATAAACAAATATATGGCTAGTTGTCTAAAAGTAGTTTCTCAGAGTGTCATGGGTCTAAATTCACCTCTGAAAAGGAGGCTGATATTCAGAGATTTTAAAATCTAGACTAGGCGATATATTCATATTACAGGAAACACATCTAAACAGGTAAGACGTAACTAGGCTAAGAGACAAAAATTTccaccacatgtatcactctccTGCGAAAAAAATAAAGGCAGGAGTAGCTATCTTGATTAAAATGAATATCCCCTTTGCAATTGAAAAATAAAAAGGGATAAAGTAGGTAGAATGATAATTATCTCTAGTAAACTTGGCACACTAGAACTAATCATAGTAAGCCTAAATGCTCCAAACGAAGACCAAGAAACCTTTCTCAATTAAGCTTTTGATACAATTAATCAGCATAGAAAATGGCAACTAATAATAGGTGGGGACCTAAACACCATCATGGACAGTATTAAAGATAGATCGAGAACCTTTGAAAAAGAATGCCAatcaaaactaaaaaaaacaatataggtGTAAGTGGGTTGGTCGACAAAAGGAGACTGTTGAACCCAATGACAAGGGGATATTCATTTTACTCAGTCCCCACAAACAATACAAGAAGATCAGTCTTTGTAAATAGAGTCCTCCTTTGCGCTGGAACTTTCACTCGTGCTAAATACAatgcatgaaaaatataaaaatgtagagaAACAATGAGGAGTAGCACACTTAATTAAAGATGCTGTCACCTCTGTGAAAATGGTAACACTAGATGCTATTTCACCCTAAACACTCCAGAAATGGTGATGGAAATGACCATAAACAtatacacaccaccaccaccaagcaGTTAAACCTTCACAGCCTGGAACAGTAATCTACAGTAGGTGTAAACCCAATTAATTAAGATGTATCTTATTCAAGCGAATGAAATTGGGCACCATTATGATCCTTAAGGCTTGATGTTGTTGTTCCGCTGCAGCTTCGTAGGGTACTATAAAGGAGGCACACGTCATGCTTCCTGCTGACCGAATCCATTTCTTGGGCCTTTGAGTTCCACCATATTTCTTTCTCCGCTTTAAGCTGGCGTTTAATTTGTCATTGAGGTAGAGATAATGTTTGTGATTGGTGTTCTTTATCTTAGCGCGTTCTTCAACTGAGTTTAAAGTGTTGTCTGAAATCCATGGTTTGATTTTTCTTCTCTTTATGGGGCATATTTCCTTGAGTGTTTCTATGTTGGGTGTTTTAGTTAAGTTCCAGTTATCATTTATATCCTCATTTATGAGTGGGGTAACCAGTTACGTAATTGAATTTGGAATTGGGCTTGATTGGTGGGGTTGGCCAGGTATGAGTAGTCTAATGTGGGTGTGGGATGAGTAACATAATGTGCTTTTAGGTGAAGCTTAAATTTGGCTTGAACTAAATGATGGTCTGACCTGATAGAAGCTCCGCGCATTACACAAACATCCTCTATTGCACTCTGAAACCTTTTATGTTTCAGAAAATAGTCCAACATGTTTTGATCTCTTCCATTATTCGGAGACCAAGTTAACCTGTGAAGTATAGGGTGTTGGAACCAGGTGTTGCATGCCACCATTTCATTTTATTATACCTAGCAAATGACAATAAGCAGAGACAGTTGTCGTTAATATTTCCAATGCCAAATGGGCCGTGCGTTTTTTCCATCCGAGCTAGAACTGGAGTGTCTTGAGATCCCTGCAATTATTGTCAGATGATTCCCACCTCGATAAGAGTTCAAAATCTGCTGTAATTCCTCGTAAAACATGCCTTTGTCTTGATCATTGCTGATCTCTGTTGGGGCGTAGACCCCAAAAATGATCGTTGGTATTTTACTAACAAGCTCTAATACGGCGATTCGATCTGAAAAGGTTGTAAGCAGGAGACAAATTTCTTTAGACTAGATTTTAGCATGAAAGCTATGCCTCTGTTAAAACTATCACAGCCagaatagtatacagtaggtgaaaGTGAGCCGAGTGGTTAGGGTTTAAAGACAGTACGTTCCCCTTGTCCAGGGAGTCTGGCTTCGGAAATTTTGGCTTTATCAATATTGAATTTGTCTAGTTCATCGGTTAATAGATCCATTTTGCCGGTTTGGCTGCCCGAACGGATATTCCAAGCAGCGAGGTTGAGAACGTCTTTAGCGCTGAAATGTTTTTTGCGTGTGGCTGGTAGCCCATTTTTCGAAGGGAGCCCAGATACTCCCAATGCATCGGTTGAGCCGTTTGCACTAGCCATAGGAAAATTTCGTAATTTTTGTCCTGGCATTGGGTTCATGGCTAATTCTCCGGTTCTGTTGCCACGGGAACCAACACTCCCCATTTTTCATCTTGGCTTGTTACCGACATTGGCAGTTTTGACCCGTGGACCCTTGGACACCTGTGGGCCCCCTTTACACACATGGGGACAGCCCGGAGGCACTCGGACACCTGCCGGGACCCCCCGAtgacacccgcggggacaacACTGAGACCACTGCCGGCCTCTTGTATCAATAATGTGCAAAacaaatgcttttatgcatcgcTCAATCTTTTTAGCACCAGCATTTAGATGGTGCTAAAATATAGAGAGATTTTATAAGCCGATaaacttatcacagctttgtgagtAGCAATTAGTTACAAAAAAACATAATTTAGCTTTTTTTTTGGCCTATCAGACAACTTTTTGGCCTCTTGCTGTTAATGGccattaaaaagccattatagcatgatactgcagtgttatcactgctttgtgaatagcagatcaggcagtatcatgctataaGAGCATTTATCgcccattaaaccacttatcactgctttctgAATCGGCCCCTTAGGGTCAAAAATTAGACTTTCACTGATAAATTGCAAGTCTAATTGGGAGGAGTGCAcaatttttgtatttgtattcctTACTTACAAATTACAGTCATATGTTGCTTTGCACATGCAAGTCCACCCACTGATTGAATAATTTTAccatacagtacaaatatatttatttgagTTCAATAGTTGGTGAAGtgacaccattttcataattGTTTCTTTGTCACTCATTTGTAGCTCAATTATTGTTCAAATATCAAACTTTCAGAAATTAGCACAATAGATAAAAAGAGGAAGCCTTAACTCAgggtttcccaaatggtgggtcgcgacctggcaccgggccacggcaccaaaattgccgggtcgcagcgaggctggccgcccgGTGTCTCctcctagccccccccccccccccccgctcgagttaaaaaaaattgcagcgattccccccgcggtcccgcgcgcatgcgcagggcaagcagggcccgctcccttcctcccccccactcccaacgtgggacggaggaggaagtaccagctcctctgcagcCTGCTTCCTCCTGcgacccgcttccagagctcacctcccgtggcaccccctcccgagcccacctcccgtggcaccacctcccggggcaccccctcccgagcccacctcccgtggcaccacctcccggggcaccccctcccgagcccacctcccaggGCACccttcccgagcccacctcccgtgccaccccctcccgagctcacctcccgtggcaccccctcccgagctcacctcccgtgccaccccctcccgagcccacctcccatgcccccaagcccacctcccgtcccgggcagcaggggatatcgggggcagcaggggaaagcgtccggcggcaaggtaagtcaccccacccagtcactgtcacccacccagtcactgtcacccacccacccagtcactgtcacccacccagtcactttcactgtcacccactcagtcactgtcacccacccagtcactgtcacccacccacccagtcactgtcacccacccacacacccagtcactgtcacccacccacacacccagtcactgtcacccagtcactgtcacccacccacccagtcactgtcacccacccagtcactctcacccacccacccagtcactgtcacccacccacccagtcactgtcacccacccactcacccagtcactgtcacccagtcactgtcacccacccacccagtcactgtcacccacccagtcactgtcacccacccagtcactgtcacccacccagtcactgtcacccacccagtcactgtcacccacccagtcactgtcatagtcactgtcacccacccagtcactgtcacccacccagtcactgtcacccacccacccactgtcacccacccacccagtcactgtcacccacccacccagtcactgtcacccacccagtcactgtcacccacccagtcactgtcacccacccagtcactttcacccacccagtcactgtcacccacccagtcactgtcacccacccagtcactgtcacccacccacccagtcactgtcacccacccaccgagtcactgtcacccagtcactgtcacccacccagtcactgtcacccacccagtcactgtcacccacccacccactgtcacccacccagtcactgtcacccacccacccagtcactgtcacccacccacccagtcactgtcacttacccagtcactgtcacccacccagtcactgtcacccacccagtcactgtcacccacccagtcactgtcacccacccagtcactgtcacccacccagtcactgtcacccacccacccagtcactgtcacccacccagtcactgtcacccacccagtcactgtcacccacccagtcactgtcacccacccagtcactgtcacccaccaagtcactgtcacccacccacccagtcactgtcacccacccacccagtcaatgtcacccacccaccctgtcaatgtcacccacccacccagtcactgtcaatgtcattgtcacccaccaagtcactgtcactgtcacccacccagtcactgtcacccacccagtcactgtcacccacccacccagttactgtcaaccacccacccagtcactgtcaaagtcactgtcacccagtcactgtcactgtcacccacccacccactgtctcccacccacccagtcactcacccaccgtctcccacacacccacccagtcactgcctcccaccaaagtgtcccagtcccccctcccagtcccccatcccccccacccagtcccccctcccctcctcctcccacccagtcccccctcccacccacccagtcccccccacccagtccccagtcccacccagtcccagtcccccctcccacccacctagtcccccctcccacccaatcagtcccagtcccccctcccacccacccagtcccccctcccacccacccagtcccagtcccccctcccaccgtcccagtcccccctcccacccagtcccagtcccccctcccacccacccagtcccagtcccccccagtcccccctcccccctcccacccaggaccccccctcccacccacccagtccctgcccccccccctccagtcactcacatccgtcattgcctgtaattcactgtttgtgtctgtgtgcgaataggggagagcgagtgtgtgtgtgtatcaggggctgtgtgtgtgtgtatctgtatcagtgtctgtgtgtgtgtatcagagtgtgtgtgtatcagtggctgtgtgtgtgtgtatgtgtgtgtgtatatatcagtgtgtgtgtttgtgtgtgtctgtgtatcagtgtctgtgtgtatcagtgtctgtgtgtatcagtgtctgtgtgtatcagtgtctgtgtgtatgagtgtgtgtgtgtgtatcagtgtctgtgtgtgtgtgtgtatcagtgtctgtgtgtgtatcagtgtctgtgtgtgtatcagtgtctgtgtgtgtatcagtgtctgtgtgtgtatcagtgtctgtgtgtgtgtagcagtgtctgtgtgtgtgtagcagtgtctgtgtgtgtgtagcagtgtctgtgtgtgtgtgtatcagtgtgtgtgtgtgtgtgtgtgtgtgtgtagcagtgtctcagtgtggctgcgtgtgtgtagcagtgtctcagtgtggttgcgtgtgtgtcagtggctgcgtgtgtgtgtttatcagtggctgcgtgtgtcagtggctgcgtgtgtcagtggctgcgtgtgtgtgtatcagtggctgtgtgtgtgtctgtgcaggccctataggccagtataggcgataaaatttttagtgggtcacgaaggagaagttcaaaaaaaaccgggtcacggaaaaaaaagtttgggaaacgctgccttAACTGATTCAAATCTAATTTAATAAAAGCTACAATTATGCAATTTGTTTCCATATATCAATGCTTTAATGATAAGAATTTTTTTCATTATTTGGACAATATGCACTGAATGGAAAGCAGTGAGGCTACAGAGTGTTAAAAAGAAAGATCATTATTCTAGCAAGTGGTAAGAACATCTTTCAGTTACAATGCAGATCATATTAATTGCTTGTCTAATTAATTTCTTGGGGCATGACTCTAGGGGAAAAATTAAGTATAAATACAGGGACATTTCAcaactatatttatttaataatccaATTGCAAAACGCAAACCAGACTTTAAAGGTGAGGGTAAAATACAATGTCCTTGAATGCTTACAGACCGCTTTATAACATAAGTTACCAATGATAGAAGTGGGACccagtaatatactgtatgtgtgaggaTACTGTATGAGAGGGCAGGAGGTGTCAGATTTTTCTTCTGCCAACACACACTTTAGGAAAACTGGATTTAGATTTCAAACATTTAAATTTTAAAACATTAATTGTTTCATCATAGGGTCAGGGAAAGGCATTTCGGGAACCACACTTAAGTAAGAGGATGATGCTGTACAATGCAATAAAAGCTGTTGACTTACTGAAAGGATTCAGATCTGAGGATATCATGCTAACACAACCACCATTGATTGTGATAGCTGGATATCTGAATTGTTTACACTGACAGATACAATATTGAAGCCCATGTCGAATGGCTACAGTGAAAACAATGCAATGATATTGTAGccaattatatatttttacatatcaTTAAGATTTTGGCTCACAGATTAGTTTCTCCTTTATTTATGTTAATGTCCCTTTCTTTTATACTTTTTATAACTCACCTGGAATTTAATTTGACTTTGAAAACTACAAATCGAGGCCCCGCATTGTTAGTgctgaataaaaatataataataataaagcttGAATTGTATATAATGAACTAATTACACACAACACTTTGGTAACTGCATAATTGCATTTGCAGCAGTTAGAAACTGAACACTTCCATTACTAATGCTTTGTCTGCTTAGCACCAATGGTTACTTCACACCAAACTATTACATCGTTTGTGGTTAATAATCTTTCTTTGTAGGTTACAACATACAGAATCCAACAACCCAATATCAAATACATTTTATGGTGTGCGGTGGGAATGATTGTACATATTTGTTAGAATATACAGGGTCATAACATTAAAGAGCAGATAGATTAATTGCATAAAAAAAGCACTGATCttttgcatgtatgtatatctttagttatatagcgcaattcatgtacatacagtacttcaCAGCACTAATACATGTAACATAATttagtctaaatttagcataggttgaacttaatggacacatgtctttttcaacctcatctacaacgtaactatgtaactataataaTAAACACAGTTAAttatatcgtaaccaaggattgtaccgcactgcatgcgtgcagggatgcccagagactttgtttcgtccaaggacatttgattttgttccctgtacccagtaagtgttttattaagtgtaattgtaCAAGATttttgtgtttgtctgaaaagaaataaattacaatttattttgcccgccttgttgtgctcagtctagaatcccggtattaatgtgtgtataagtcttggtctcccatgacactgtGCTGTGCATAAGGGACACAATCTTTGTGTTTGCACGTGTTGTACATGAATATTACCTGCAGTTTATTGTTTCTCATTTCAGATATCTACACTAACATTACACCAGTGTCATGGAGTTAAGTCTTCTTTTCAAAGCCCTCGGCTTCATTCTCCTGCTAGTGATAGGAATTCCTGGAAATGTCTTCATTCTATTGAAATTTACCTATATCAAGTCTATAGAGAAGAAACTCATGCCAGCCAACATCATCCTGGTGACCCTGGCACTAACAAATCTTCTTGTGGTTATCTCCCGTATCATCCCCCAAACTCTAGATGCTTTAGGAGTGGAGAATTTACTAGATGACACAGAGTGTAAACTTGTCCTTCTCACCTACAGAGTGAGTAGAGCCATGTCTATCTGTCTCACTACTTTGCTTAGCTGTCACCAATGCATGCTCATCGCTCCAAAGACTAGATATTGGACTTACATCAAGACATTCATAACTCAGAATATATGTTTCATTGTTATACTGCTCTTTTGTTTTAATATGTCTTTAACAACGTCCACTATTTTGTATTCACGGAAAAGAATAAATTCTACAACCTCGCCATACACGCTACATTTGGTGTATTGTGATGTTGACTTTTTGACCTATGTCTCATACTTTATATATTTACTGATATCCATAATACGAGAGATCCTGTTTGTGGTGCTGATGACCCTGTCCAGCGGCTACATGGTGTCTGTGTTGCACCAGCATGGAAAATCAATGAAAGGCATGCGCAGCTCCAATAGGGGCCAAAGTAAGACAGTTGAATACAAGGCCTCCATGGCGATCATCTTGCTGGTTGCACTTTATGTGGTCTTGTTTGGCATAGATAACTCCATATATATCTACTCCTTATCGCCATCCTCTGTGATCCCTGCAATGAATGAAACTCGGATATTTCTTGCTGCCTCTTACTCTGCCCTGAGTCCTATTATTATCATTGCCACGAACCCCAAACTACACCGGGGGGTGAATAATCCATGTAAGAAGCTGACAGAGTTGCAAAAAGGAGATACACAAAAGAGGGTTATTGTAACTGTGCTAGTCAAAACATTATAAATAACATTTCTGCATAGAGGCCCATTTGCCTAAAAACAGATGTATGGTAAGTACCAACTTGTAAATAATTAGGATTTAACATTACACATAGTATACTAGAACATAATATATAAGTGGATATCTGGAAGGCGGAACGTAGATATGTAGATAATTAATCAAAAATGATCTCTCCTATGTTAACTGTACACCATATGTGTACATATAAGTCCAAAGAATGCATGATAATTTCCACAAAGACACTACCCATTGCTCTTACTCAAGTAACCAGTGACATTTATATTTCTAAACTTCAAAATCCATTATGCTGCTCTCTTGACCATTTTACTGACTGTTGACCGGTTCCTTCTCCTTCATAGTCCTTACTCTGTATAAAATCTCTAATACACTTCTCTTATACGCTGTCTATTAAAGTGCACAAGTATTAGCATTAAAATAATTGTTTGGTGTTCTCTATTCAGATGACAATCACATACCTGTATATGCATCtgtttcaggtgtgtgtgtgtgtgtgtgtgtgtgtgtgtgtgtgtgtgtgtgtgtgtgtgtgtgtgtgtgtgtgtgtgtgtgtgtgtgtgtgtgtgtgtgtgtgtgtgtgtgtgtgtgtgtgtttgtgtgtgtgtgatttggcAATTTGGCACCAACATGTTGCTGTACATGTGTGCTTTGGATTGTCTTTTGTACCTTATGAAAGGTCCGTGTTGGACCTGAAACGTTGCACTCAACACTGTTcctaaataaatgaaaataattgCAAAAGACTTTTCTAAGTAGAGCTATACTTTGTACTATTTGGGGGGGGTAATTCTGTTTTCTATTGAGTGTTTTTCCAGATGTGACACTGTTCCCAGTTTCTGTCTGGATCTTATAAGTCACCTCATATTCAACGGATCCTAttaaatatgctgtgaagctgtctTACCCTCGCTGTGGAAGATTTCAGCTTAAATTTCAATACAGGCGAcgtcttcacagcatattgaataggggctaATGTGTACAAAAATACAGCTCCTCGTCTTTTCTTATACACCAGAGCCGACTGCCTTCTTCTCCAGTATAATACATCAGTTAGCATAAGAGATGTTATATTGGTTCCTCTCTGATCTTCCCACGTTCTTTTTAAAGTTGATACTGTACccccattgtttttttttcttcttcttttgttCTTTTTCAACTGCCCCTTCTGACATCCACTACtgaaaggaattcatttttccccttaatggggttttttgtttgccttcctctggatcaataagtaagtatagatatagaataaagaatcagttgtctaaatttagcataggttgaacttgatggacgtacgtcttttttcaacctcatctactatgtaacgatgtaactgaCCTCCCCTACTACAGAGCAGactaaaaaaaagacaaaaattcaTATGGGAATCCcctataacttgtatttttattgcGGTAAGGTACAGGAACAAAGTATaatatgacactgatataagcaaTTAGAATAAAATTCAGCTAACATGTAGAAGTGATATATTGCACTAGGGgtgacgacaagaaaacaaaagacAAGACTGACTCAGACAACACCAAATTCTCGGTGGGTAAGTCGTTTGAGTGTTTGAATATCATACATAACAATTTaccgggtgatgggggggggggtgacacaggagggagaaGGATGGTAGGGGTGGGACTgctgatagggggagggggggtgggatgatagGATTACGGATGGAGTTTCTGAAGACTGTTTATTGGAGCCCATCTTCACATCATTGTTATTGAGGATCCCTTTTGTCTAGTTGAACGTGACACCTGAGGCCTCTGTGTGGAAGTGGAATAAGGTCTTTACCCACTGAAGGAGAAGGCACCTCGGACTATCAATGTCATATTGTGTGCGCTcgaccccggggatgtctgtttgggctagcCAAGGTATCCAGATTTTTAGATAGTtgatgccagtgtcattaaccagactcgttaacttttccatctggcagacaaaccaaatcctgtttcgaatcttggggatggaTGGGATTTCATTAAGTTTctatactgctgcgatctcgcatcgggtCGCTAGGGCAAGATGCCCAATTAGTTTATTGCTTGCTCTTGAGAGCCCTTCTAATGGTCTGTTCAAcaagaacagccatgggtctagaGGAATcgggaggcccaagatcctctgagtCCAATCTCGAATTTCTTCTCAGAGAGGGGCGATCtgtgggcaggaccacagcatatgtaacaggtcggccgaGGGCACAGCAGGGAGGGCACACTGTCGAGGGCACAGCAGGGAGAGTCCCGGCAcataccttgataattttagcggggtgtggtaccatctcattaggaccttatatgcattctccttaagTGTGGTGcaaattgagcttttggcagctGCCAGATTGATTTTgttccagtcctcgtcttctaggGATTCTCCTATGTCGGACTCCCACTGGGATTTGTATCTCGGGTGTCTCTGCTCGGGGTCCTCAGAATCGACCACCTCCCCGtataactgcgatgtgagtcccgaagtgtctgattctaccagacagagcttttcaataTTAGTCAGTGATGGGTAAGGggctaatttattataaaatgctcggacctTGAGGTATTTGAAAAATTCAGAGTGGGGAATAATTCTTTTCAGATCTAATATGTTCGAATGATTTAATTTGTTTACCAATTCCCTCCAGATCCCTGAGGCGCATATAACCGGCCTTTATCCAACTAGAAGTACTACCGTACTACAGGCCCGGAGCAAAGTCGGAGTTCCCCCAAaggggggacatcagggaatttttAGTGGTAAGGGAGTGACTGTGCTTTGACGTACTCCATATTGTCAGCGAGTTGGTCACAGAGGAAAGCGGAATGTCAGCACCTGAGCGTGCTGTTTTGGGGAGCCAAATCAAGGATTTCAGCTCTATTGGGGCGCAAATTGCCCTTTctagatccacccatcttttcaatgcagggttggaatgccattgaacaatttggcttaattgcgccgctttgtagtaggaccacaggcaaggtaccgctaagccccctgcaGCAGGGGGACTTTTCATAATTAGtttgtttactctcggttttttgcctccccagataaacttggagatatcagactgaagcgagagtaggtctttcagtctcagtggcaccggtaacgtttggaataggtataggatacgggggaggagattcattttgatACTTGGTATCCTGCCTATTCAAGAGATTCTTTGGGAGTACCACTTTAAGATGTCAGCTTTTAGAGATCGAATTAGGgggggataatttgccttataaatGTCTCTGACGTCTCTGGTAATAtggactcccaagtatttaatctgGTTATGTTTCCAATTAAAATCAAAATTAAGCTTTAGTAGCTTTTCAACCTCTCCGGGGAGGCTGATGTTAAGAGCTTCCGATTTAGATTGGTTGATTTTAAATCCAGATATTTTAGTAAATTTGTCTAGCAAGTTGAAGAGGTTTCgcagggaggtgaggggccgtgataataataatagaatgtcGTCAGCATATAGAGCTGCTTTGTGGAATTGTGAGCAAACATCTACCCCTAATATCGGCCTCATGCAGTtagccccgataaaatcttttcgccAAGGGTTGCGGAAAgggcttttttggcgatttgccctcgcagtattcagtaagggccgaatccatgccgatccctgccgaatcactgcgaaagcaaaactgccgatgagcctgtgccgatacagcttggctcccgataagccttcccatTCGCCTtgtctgccgatagatgtttgcagcagagagagacaagccgctctctcagcgcaaacatagacaaaaaataaagtatttataaacaacttttattcatagtgtacatgtgcagggggtctccggagctgaaccgcattggttttaggtccggagaccccctgcttcc is part of the Ascaphus truei isolate aAscTru1 chromosome 9, aAscTru1.hap1, whole genome shotgun sequence genome and harbors:
- the LOC142503266 gene encoding olfactory receptor class A-like protein 1: MELSLLFKALGFILLLVIGIPGNVFILLKFTYIKSIEKKLMPANIILVTLALTNLLVVISRIIPQTLDALGVENLLDDTECKLVLLTYRVSRAMSICLTTLLSCHQCMLIAPKTRYWTYIKTFITQNICFIVILLFCFNMSLTTSTILYSRKRINSTTSPYTLHLVYCDVDFLTYVSYFIYLLISIIREILFVVLMTLSSGYMVSVLHQHGKSMKGMRSSNRGQSKTVEYKASMAIILLVALYVVLFGIDNSIYIYSLSPSSVIPAMNETRIFLAASYSALSPIIIIATNPKLHRGVNNPCKKLTELQKGDTQKRVIVTVLVKTL